One Weissella coleopterorum DNA segment encodes these proteins:
- a CDS encoding response regulator transcription factor, with the protein MSKILIIEDEANLARFVELELQHEGYETTVTDNGRTGLETSLNDNFDLILLDLMLPELSGLEVARRLREVKNTPIIMMTARDSVIDRVSGLDYGADDYVVKPFAIEELLARIRALLRRINIETEEHASHQSIVKYRDLVVEKENRIARRGDEIINLTKREYELLVILMENINVVQSREVLLAKVWGYDDNVETNVVDVYIRYLRNKIDYSDSKTSYIQTVRGTGYVMRQ; encoded by the coding sequence ATGAGTAAAATTTTGATAATTGAAGATGAGGCAAATTTAGCACGGTTTGTTGAGTTAGAATTACAACATGAAGGTTATGAAACGACGGTTACTGATAATGGTCGTACAGGGTTAGAGACGTCATTAAATGATAATTTTGATCTTATTTTATTAGATTTAATGTTGCCGGAATTAAGTGGATTAGAAGTTGCACGGCGACTTCGTGAAGTTAAAAATACACCGATTATAATGATGACCGCCCGTGATTCAGTGATTGATCGTGTCTCAGGTTTAGATTATGGGGCGGATGATTATGTGGTGAAGCCATTTGCTATTGAGGAATTATTAGCACGTATTCGGGCTTTACTGCGACGGATTAATATTGAAACTGAGGAACACGCTAGTCATCAAAGTATTGTCAAGTATCGCGATTTGGTGGTTGAAAAAGAAAATCGCATTGCTCGTCGCGGTGATGAAATTATTAATCTTACAAAACGTGAATACGAGTTGCTCGTGATTTTGATGGAGAATATTAACGTAGTTCAGTCCCGAGAAGTTCTGTTAGCCAAAGTCTGGGGCTATGATGACAATGTTGAAACTAATGTTGTGGATGTTTATATTCGCTACTTGCGTAATAAAATTGATTATAGTGATTCGAAAACTTCGTATATTCAAACGGTTCGTGGAACAGGATACGTAATGCGTCAATAG
- a CDS encoding sensor histidine kinase, with protein sequence MDKTAIVKNNPKQKSGLSLKWKWAMGSALGFFLIFIIFSYILIVAFTNRMLVDEKSSTRASLNWVAQSLQKVPIYNLEPQKIESEIVGDNALSQKQEVGLVETMRTDFKITIYDGTNEVYPKHTKQAIQLVDQKIKLEHDARGRRALVGYKKIQNSTGQTIGMIRLVNHLDRFNRLFNRIYLITLVATLLGLFFIAIWGYWLADYLLRPMEDIKKVVDAARIDAQSQTRVDLAGTRNDELTDLGKIVNRSLDQMQRTMLTQHQFVEDVSHELRTPVAIVKGHMDLLNRWGKNDPKILNESIEASLNEINRMQGLVQEMLDLTRADQVELAFKDGNTDTREVVKAVYNNFKMIHDDFTFILDDDLKKPTMVNMSRDHLEQIMIILSDNAVKYSRDRKEIHYSVARSGGQVQIAVQDFGEGISPKEAQHVFDRFYRIDKARSRKQGGNGLGLSIAQKLIEGYGGQLS encoded by the coding sequence ATGGATAAAACAGCCATTGTTAAAAATAATCCCAAGCAAAAGTCAGGTTTGTCCCTCAAATGGAAGTGGGCTATGGGCTCAGCCTTGGGCTTTTTTTTAATATTTATAATTTTTAGTTATATCTTAATTGTTGCCTTTACCAATCGAATGTTGGTGGATGAAAAGTCTTCAACGCGAGCTTCATTGAATTGGGTAGCTCAAAGTTTACAAAAAGTGCCAATTTATAATTTAGAGCCACAGAAAATTGAATCAGAAATTGTTGGTGATAATGCACTTTCGCAAAAACAAGAGGTTGGATTAGTTGAAACTATGCGAACCGACTTTAAAATTACAATTTACGACGGAACAAATGAGGTTTACCCAAAACATACAAAACAAGCTATCCAATTAGTTGATCAGAAGATAAAACTTGAACATGATGCCCGAGGTCGGCGTGCCTTAGTAGGGTATAAGAAGATTCAAAATTCAACAGGTCAAACAATTGGGATGATTCGGTTAGTAAATCATCTCGATCGATTTAATCGACTATTTAATCGAATTTATCTCATTACCCTAGTGGCAACACTTTTGGGGTTGTTTTTCATTGCCATTTGGGGTTATTGGTTAGCTGATTATCTGCTCCGCCCAATGGAAGATATTAAAAAAGTCGTTGATGCTGCTCGAATAGATGCTCAATCTCAAACGAGAGTGGATCTAGCCGGTACTAGAAATGATGAATTAACCGATTTGGGTAAAATCGTCAATCGAAGTCTTGATCAGATGCAACGCACGATGTTGACTCAGCATCAATTCGTAGAGGATGTTTCGCATGAATTACGAACGCCGGTTGCGATTGTCAAAGGGCACATGGATTTGCTAAATCGATGGGGTAAAAATGATCCTAAAATTTTAAATGAATCAATTGAAGCCTCATTGAATGAAATCAATCGGATGCAGGGATTAGTTCAAGAAATGTTAGATCTGACTCGAGCAGATCAAGTTGAATTAGCTTTTAAAGATGGGAATACGGATACTCGTGAAGTAGTTAAGGCGGTCTATAATAATTTTAAAATGATTCATGATGATTTCACTTTTATTCTTGATGATGACTTGAAGAAACCTACAATGGTAAATATGTCACGGGACCATTTAGAGCAAATCATGATTATTTTATCGGACAACGCAGTTAAATATTCTCGTGATCGTAAAGAAATTCACTATTCTGTTGCTAGAAGCGGAGGACAAGTTCAAATTGCGGTTCAAGATTTTGGTGAAGGCATCAGCCCCAAGGAAGCTCAACATGTTTTTGATCGCTTTTATCGAATTGATAAAGCACGTTCCAGAAAACAGGGTGGTAACGGGCTGGGACTAAGTATTGCTCAAAAATTAATCGAAGGTTATGGGGGACAATTGTCTTAG